The genomic region CACAtgaccgagtttaatatgatatcacatgtctgagtttaatatgatgttcatgtccgagtttaatataatACCACAtgaccgagtttaatatgatatcacatgtctgagtttaatatgttgttacatgtccgagtttaatatgatgttcatgtctgagtttaatatgttgttacatgtccgagtttaatatgttgtttcatgtctgagtttaatggcTCACCTTTGTCCGACCTTTGACACATgagggggtccgagtttcatgaggaaacccccccccccatgttcGACTTTTTACCCTCCACCCATATGATCCGAGTTTCCAATCCCCACACcacctttggtccgagtttcacccCCTCACTTGTCCGAATTTCGATAGATGGTAAGCATAGGGTCCGAGttagttgggccggttgggttaAGCTTTATCTAATTGGGCCTTGTCTAGACAATGGGCTGCACATGTTTATTAACTAGACTTGAAGTGTGCGAGTACATTATGTGTGTCTGTATACTGACTATTTGAGCTAAACACATATTATACGGTTATTAGACGACACTAGATGAATAGATGAGCTATCATAGATGGGATTGCATGTGTGTGTTACATGTACAATAATGTGCGTTATATGAACAAAGAATACGTTAGACTAAACTATGAAATCAAagacgtgacgcatgaattatgtgaatatgaTTAACTGTTTgtgtgatgtatgattctgtatatgtataattgtatgatactgaatgcaactgtatgattctacatgcgtgaacattctatgtgatatcatcgtgtacacaataaacacacaagacacaacCGCTTGAATGCCAacgatttgcaaaccctaatttgatgcaaacacttacattgtatcatgtgcaacacatcctaggttgtgtgttacggacttagagatttataaaccctagaagcaataacataccgagcaaaccaaggtgagttcacacagccaaggcatggggttcccagggtgggaatgggatttgattatttactggtacttatctatactggaacgtagtgatgtgatttgatgaactattgtacatactccactgttagaactactactagactagtaacacttattgaactgatcttcgcacacctgccaagggttggccgcgatattatgactgacttcgcacacctgcctttggaaggccgcgaactgtaatttactaatcttcgcacacctgcctggtaggccgcgatacaggtaaacctagtctagaatacacgggatgaacatcccctaatatcttcgcatacctgcctgggaggccgcgatggaaacaaatatgatacatgacataacgaacgaacatactactactcacactgtactattactgaactgttaactgtgaactcgctcaactagttgttgatcctctgttacatgccttgcaggtcgttagatacatatggagcttgcacagggaggagcaggtcgttgtggagcatggactatgttttgaaacttattgaacttatgttacacaatTGGGTttccgtacttatgcttccgctatacttataaactatgattatgctttgaacacctatcgtattgaatgattggtttacatttattataattgGTATAAATTACacgttcgatatgattggtggcttgatcctggtcagtcacgctcccaagcggtgatactccgcaggtggattttgggggtgtgacaatgtcaTCCAAGTTTTTCCTCAACTCAATCACCTTTGTATGGAGATTCCCCTGATCAAATAAAATTCTTCTCATATACGGCTTTAGGCTCCTTAGTTTCTTCATAACCGAGAACATGTGAACTCCATCAATGCTCTTCGACCATTCCTGGACAACATACTTTCTGAATTCAGGCTTGGCAGTAATAAAGTTAGGAAATTTGAACGGTTTAGCACGATTTGCCACACTTATGTTCGTCTTTAAAATGCACGGAGAGTGATCAGACACTCTATACGGCTGGTACATGGCATAAGCGTCTGGAAAAATCTCAAGGAACTTAAAGTTACCCATAACCCGATCAATCTTCTTCAAGAGCCCCACGCCATTTTTTGGTTTTTGAGTCCAAGTATAGTGAAGGCCGTGCCCTTTGATATCAAACAGCTCCAACTTCTGAATACATTCATTAAACTCCCTCATGCTTATTGTATGTTTCGAAGGCCCATAAAGCGAGTCCTCATGATAAAGAGTCGTGTTAAAATCCCCCATCACAAACCAGGGCTTATTATAACACAGACTATTATGCTTACATAGATCATCCCATAGGGCCCTCCGTTCCTGATACTTATTTTCGGCATACACAAACGAGCCAAAGAGAACTTTCTTATCGGCCTTGAAAATCAGTTGAACATGTATCACTTGATCCGATTGTGCCAAAACCATGAGATCTACCGAATCCGTATCCCAACCCAAAATAATTCTAGTGCCTCGACTACATTGACCACCATTTGAAGTCCAATTCCATTTTCTAAACACATTTTTGCAAACTTTAACCAGTTTCGTAACTTCCACATGAGACTCTAAGATAGCACAaacttttaaattattttcagcTACAAGAACACGAACCTCACTTTGTTTCAGGGGTCGGTTCAAACCCCTAATGTTCCAGGCCATAATACTATCCATTCAAACCGATgtgaccgggagtgcttgccccctcagctTGTGTATCATGATTCGCATTCCTCATAAAGTTTGACATCTCCGTTGGAATTACTTCTTCCACTTCGTCATCCAGCCGACTTGATTTTCCCTTATCTTCATTCGGATTAGCCTTAGGATTCTTGATTTCTCCCACCTTCTCTTCATCCGTTTTGGCCAGCACATCAAAGTTATTCTTAACATGCACATTACCTGATGTAGTATAAGATCCCGTGTCATTCTTCGTTCCCGACGTACTTGGCTGCTGACTTTTAAtctttggtttgtaaataactTTTGGTTTTTGTTTCTTACCCATCTTAGCTAGTCTCCTTTTATCCGTAACAAAGCCCTCCTCATCCACCACTACCTGCTTAAGCTTTGCATTGGTATTCTTTGCACAATTATGGTCATTGTGACCAAAAATACAGCATAACGAACACCGTTGTTGCTTCCATTCGTACTCCTCATCAACTTGTTCCATAATGTAGCCCTCCTCGTCTAGTTTCGGGATAGCAATCAAAATATGTTCCTTGAGCTCATTATCGGCGTTAATCTCTACCATAGCTCTAGCAAAACTGCTACGGCCCCAATTGTCAGCACACATGTCAGCCGTGAAGCTATCCAGACGTTTTGGCACACCAATCTTAGATGCCAATAAGCTCAATCCATCATCCGTATACACCGCGATAGGAACATTATGGAGTTTCACCCACACAGGGACTGCTTTAATACCATCCTTTTTTAGAGTAGCCGATGGCGTCCAAACATTTAGAAACAATGGAATTTTTCTGATTAACCAGGGGCCACCTTCCAGCACCTTCTGCATACCATCCTGAGaatcaaacttaaagaaaaagaaaccgTTGGAGTTCATCATAATCTTCTCAAATCCAAACTTCGACCATACATTTTTTGCATAGTACTCTACCACCGGAAAAGGTAGCCGATTACCTAAGAAGTAGCCGTACAAGACATTATCAAATCTCTCCTGGACCTTTTTAACAACTTCCCTAGGTATAACAACATCAGCACCTTCTCGGGTCTCCATAGATTCCATAAGTCTAAAATTAATCTCTCTCTTATTTCGAACAGTCGACTTAAGTTTATCAGCATAAGAGCTAGGTTTCTGATATACCTGATTCTGTCCATCGTCACTACCGTTAGTTTGGGTTTGAGAAGATTATCAGCATAAGAGCTAGGTTTCTgatgtcgtgtcatgatgtatagtagactaggttatggggtattataggtctttggttttttgtttttgttttacatatatggggcatgtcctgtatatgaactagtgtggaacacatcctcactacttgtttttatttgcggttgcattttaatagaatcaccggggtaaccctttacccaaaaaaaacttcatttaccatggatttgaaacaattgattctgttacaacactccccgacatttccgccatgttttgtatgttccacgtggtcggggtgtgacagaaaagttggtatcagagccaatggttatagggaattaggttatcaGAGCCACGTTTTGTATGCTTTCTGATATGCCTTGATCTATCCTTATAGAttctttattcccaaaatataggcgacttcaccaagatccttaatggaaGAACAACTTCCAAGCCAGGCTTTTataccttccatggttggaatgttatttccaaatagtagaatgtcatcaaTATATAATACTAAGAAAGTAATaatgctcccactagccttcttatacacacaagcttcatcgcctttcttgatgaatccatattccctaatttcttcatcaaaatggtgattccaacttctagatgcttgtttcaatccatagattgatttctttaacttgcatactttgttaggatgttttggatcgacaaaaccttcaggctgaaccatatagacat from Helianthus annuus cultivar XRQ/B chromosome 10, HanXRQr2.0-SUNRISE, whole genome shotgun sequence harbors:
- the LOC110881981 gene encoding uncharacterized protein LOC110881981, with the protein product METREGADVVIPREVVKKVQERFDNVLYGYFLGNRLPFPVVEYYAKNVWSKFGFEKIMMNSNGFFFFKFDSQDGMQKVLEGGPWLIRKIPLFLNVWTPSATLKKDGIKAVPVWVKLHNVPIAVYTDDGLSLLASKIGVPKRLDSFTADMCADNWGRSSFARAMVEINADNELKEHILIAIPKLDEEGYIMEQVDEEYEWKQQRCSLCCIFGHNDHNCAKNTNAKLKQVVVDEEGFVTDKRRLAKMGKKQKPKVIYKPKIKSQQPSTSGTKNDTGSYTTSGNVHVKNNFDVLAKTDEEKVGEIKNPKANPNEDKGKSSRLDDEVEEVIPTEMSNFMRNANHDTQAEGASTPGHIGLNG